The following are from one region of the Prochlorococcus marinus str. SB genome:
- the glgB gene encoding 1,4-alpha-glucan branching protein GlgB — translation MIETIQADWIKSEAINLENCCNDNPLKILGPHFYEEQWVIRVWMPEAEEVKINFKNNTYKAESINHKWLFEAILPENPNQNYEINISRGGITHTQHDPWSYKEEWMGEVDRHLFAEGNHHHIWKKMGAHLIEEKNQKGVMFCIWAPNAKSISIIGDINSWDGRHHPMQKRLGGIWELFMPSMQEGDTYKYEIRTQQGHIYEKADPYGFLHEIRPQNGSIVSKLKNFNWNDSSWISNRDSSSQINKPISVYEMHLGSWLHESTDNKYLEDNGEPRDPVPAADLKPGTRLLTYPELTKKLIPYVKERGFTHIELMPISEHPFDGSWGYQVTGWYAPTSRFGTPNEFREFVNKCHEEGIGVILDWVPGHFPKDKHGLAFFDGCHLYEHGDSRIGEHKEWGTLIFNYSRNEVRNFLVANLVYWFEEFHIDGIRVDAVASMLYRDYLRPDGEWIPNENGGNENIEAVKFLQQANHVLFQHFPGALSIAEESTTWPMVTKPTDMGGLGFNLKWNMGWMHDMLDYFEIDPWFRQFHQNSVTFSITYNYTENFMLALSHDEVVHGKSHLLHKMPGDDWKKYANTRALLTYMWTHPGKKTIFMGMEFGQRQEWNVWDDLQWELLEFEPHKGIRNLIDDLNVLYKNEPALWKNDFDPYGFQWIDCNDKSNSVISFMRRENDTNEWLVVVANFTPNTHGLYKVGVPVEGFYKEIFNSDGSRYGGSNKGNMGGKETINYNIHDYQNALELALPPLSVSIFKHQSKK, via the coding sequence ATGATCGAGACAATTCAAGCAGACTGGATTAAATCAGAAGCTATCAACCTAGAAAATTGTTGCAATGATAATCCATTAAAAATATTAGGTCCTCATTTTTATGAAGAACAATGGGTAATTAGGGTATGGATGCCTGAAGCCGAAGAAGTTAAAATAAATTTTAAAAACAATACCTATAAGGCGGAAAGCATAAACCATAAATGGCTTTTTGAAGCTATCCTGCCTGAAAACCCAAATCAAAATTACGAAATAAATATTTCACGAGGAGGGATCACACATACACAACATGACCCTTGGTCATATAAAGAAGAGTGGATGGGAGAAGTTGATAGACATCTTTTTGCAGAAGGTAATCATCATCATATTTGGAAAAAAATGGGAGCACATCTCATTGAAGAAAAGAATCAAAAAGGGGTCATGTTTTGCATTTGGGCTCCAAATGCAAAATCAATCTCGATAATTGGAGATATAAATTCTTGGGATGGAAGACATCATCCAATGCAAAAAAGATTAGGGGGAATTTGGGAACTATTCATGCCATCAATGCAAGAGGGCGACACATATAAATACGAAATAAGAACACAACAAGGTCATATTTATGAGAAAGCTGATCCATATGGATTCCTTCATGAAATTAGACCTCAAAATGGTTCAATTGTTTCAAAGTTGAAAAACTTTAATTGGAATGATAGCTCTTGGATTTCAAACAGAGATTCTTCAAGTCAAATTAATAAGCCAATTTCAGTTTATGAAATGCATTTAGGGAGTTGGCTCCATGAATCAACAGATAATAAATATCTGGAGGATAATGGTGAACCAAGAGACCCAGTACCTGCAGCCGATTTAAAACCTGGAACACGATTATTAACTTATCCAGAATTAACCAAGAAACTAATCCCTTACGTAAAAGAAAGAGGATTCACTCATATTGAACTAATGCCAATATCTGAACATCCTTTCGATGGTTCATGGGGATACCAAGTTACAGGCTGGTATGCACCAACAAGTAGATTTGGCACTCCAAATGAATTTAGAGAGTTTGTAAATAAATGTCATGAAGAGGGCATAGGCGTAATTCTTGATTGGGTGCCCGGTCATTTTCCAAAAGATAAGCATGGTTTAGCATTTTTTGATGGCTGCCATCTTTATGAGCATGGAGATTCACGAATAGGTGAACACAAAGAATGGGGAACCCTAATATTTAATTACAGCAGAAACGAAGTAAGAAATTTCTTAGTAGCAAATCTCGTTTATTGGTTTGAAGAGTTTCATATTGATGGCATAAGAGTAGATGCTGTAGCTTCTATGCTTTACAGAGATTATCTACGTCCTGATGGAGAATGGATACCCAATGAAAATGGTGGGAATGAAAATATAGAAGCCGTTAAATTTCTTCAACAGGCTAATCATGTACTCTTCCAACACTTCCCAGGTGCACTTTCTATCGCTGAAGAATCAACAACTTGGCCAATGGTAACCAAACCAACTGACATGGGAGGGTTAGGGTTTAACTTGAAATGGAATATGGGATGGATGCACGATATGCTTGATTATTTTGAAATAGATCCTTGGTTTAGGCAATTCCATCAAAATAGTGTGACTTTCTCAATTACATATAACTATACAGAGAACTTTATGCTTGCACTTAGTCATGATGAGGTTGTCCATGGTAAAAGTCATCTTTTGCATAAAATGCCTGGCGATGACTGGAAGAAATATGCAAATACTCGTGCATTACTAACTTATATGTGGACCCACCCTGGTAAAAAAACAATATTTATGGGAATGGAATTTGGGCAAAGACAAGAATGGAATGTTTGGGATGATCTGCAATGGGAGTTACTAGAATTTGAGCCCCATAAGGGTATCAGAAACTTGATTGATGACCTAAACGTTCTTTATAAAAATGAACCTGCATTATGGAAAAATGACTTTGATCCTTATGGATTCCAATGGATTGATTGTAATGACAAATCTAATTCGGTTATAAGTTTCATGAGAAGAGAAAACGATACCAATGAGTGGCTTGTTGTTGTTGCTAACTTTACACCTAATACTCATGGGTTATACAAAGTAGGAGTTCCTGTGGAAGGATTCTATAAAGAAATATTTAATTCAGATGGCTCTAGATACGGGGGCAGTAACAAAGGAAATATGGGGGGTAAAGAAACTATAAATTACAATATTCATGATTATCAAAATGCTCTAGAACTTGCTTTGCCCCCATTAAGCGTGAGTATATTCAAACATCAATCAAAAAAATAA
- the hemE gene encoding uroporphyrinogen decarboxylase, translated as MGQDLPLLLSAALGKKVNRPPVWMMRQAGRYMKIYRDLRERYPSFRERSENPELSYEISMQPFHAFKPDGVILFSDILTPLPGMGINFEIIESKGPIIEDPIRTLNQVENLRELNPSESLSFVGQVLSSLKKDVNNEATVLGFVGAPWTLAAYVVEGKSSKNYSLIKSMAFNKPDLLHKLLDHFAKSIGEYLKYQIKSGAQVVQIFDSWAGQLSPQDYDIFAGPYQKKVVEIVKAEYPETPMILYISGSAGVLERMAKTGVDIISLDWTVDIEEACKRIPREIGVQGNVDPGILFGNKESIKERIDNTFNKIKDRKYILNLGHGILPGTPEENAQTFFEHGKKLTY; from the coding sequence ATGGGTCAAGATTTACCACTACTACTTTCTGCCGCATTAGGTAAAAAAGTAAATAGGCCTCCAGTATGGATGATGAGGCAAGCAGGAAGATATATGAAAATCTATAGAGATTTAAGGGAACGTTACCCAAGCTTTAGAGAGAGGTCTGAAAATCCAGAATTATCATATGAGATTTCAATGCAGCCATTTCATGCTTTCAAACCGGATGGTGTAATACTTTTTTCAGATATTCTCACACCTCTTCCAGGGATGGGCATAAATTTTGAAATAATAGAAAGTAAAGGTCCAATTATTGAGGACCCAATAAGAACTCTTAATCAGGTAGAAAATTTAAGAGAATTAAATCCAAGCGAGAGTTTAAGCTTTGTTGGGCAAGTTCTTTCTTCACTAAAAAAAGATGTAAATAATGAGGCAACTGTTTTAGGTTTTGTTGGCGCACCTTGGACTCTTGCTGCATATGTAGTTGAAGGTAAAAGCAGTAAAAATTATTCCTTAATAAAATCAATGGCTTTTAATAAACCAGATTTACTTCATAAACTTCTTGATCATTTTGCAAAATCTATAGGTGAATATCTTAAATATCAAATAAAATCTGGAGCGCAAGTAGTACAAATTTTTGATTCATGGGCAGGCCAACTAAGCCCACAAGATTATGATATCTTTGCTGGGCCGTATCAAAAAAAAGTTGTTGAAATTGTAAAAGCGGAATACCCTGAAACACCAATGATTCTATACATTTCAGGAAGTGCTGGGGTACTGGAAAGAATGGCAAAAACTGGAGTAGATATAATTTCATTAGATTGGACAGTAGATATTGAAGAGGCCTGTAAAAGAATCCCAAGGGAGATTGGAGTTCAAGGTAATGTTGACCCTGGCATTTTATTCGGAAACAAAGAATCAATAAAAGAAAGGATAGATAATACTTTTAATAAAATTAAAGACAGGAAATATATTCTTAATTTAGGTCATGGGATTTTACCTGGGACTCCAGAAGAAAATGCTCAAACATTTTTTGAACATGGGAAAAAACTCACTTACTAG
- a CDS encoding NAD-dependent epimerase/dehydratase family protein: MAYKNLLITGANGCVGQYLVDWFLKNTKFRLYLMVRDKSKLPNSVQENKKVKLMVCDIRESNRYKKEISQINYLIHTATAWGDPKRAYEVNIKAFEELLEMLDIEKLEKIIYFSTASILDTQTELMRESLIYGTEYIQTKYKCFQRLRESTFAEKTFAVFPTLVFGGNLGKKSKYPVSYLTSGLIEIGKWLWLARFLKLDSKFHFIHANDIAQICGFLIKNHKEEQYKGFRKFVLGQKFISIDDAIITLLKRHNMRRFFAIPLTKKILKILLRILPIQTTPWDSFSIKKYDFNHVPITNPETFKLKSYAKSLNDILRLSKLPSCNNN; the protein is encoded by the coding sequence TTGGCATATAAAAACTTATTAATAACAGGCGCTAATGGATGTGTTGGCCAATATTTAGTTGATTGGTTTTTGAAAAACACAAAATTCAGGCTTTATCTCATGGTAAGAGACAAAAGTAAGTTACCAAATTCTGTTCAAGAAAATAAAAAAGTCAAGTTAATGGTGTGCGATATCAGGGAATCAAATAGATATAAAAAGGAAATTAGTCAAATTAATTACCTAATACATACTGCTACAGCTTGGGGAGATCCAAAAAGAGCATATGAAGTAAATATTAAAGCTTTTGAAGAGTTACTAGAAATGCTTGATATTGAAAAGTTAGAAAAGATTATTTATTTTTCAACAGCTAGTATTCTTGATACCCAAACAGAATTAATGAGGGAATCATTGATTTATGGAACAGAGTACATTCAAACAAAATATAAATGTTTCCAGAGACTTAGAGAAAGCACATTTGCAGAAAAAACATTCGCTGTTTTCCCTACTCTGGTTTTTGGAGGAAATCTTGGAAAAAAAAGTAAATATCCTGTGAGTTATTTAACTAGTGGATTGATAGAAATTGGGAAATGGCTTTGGTTAGCAAGATTTTTAAAACTCGATTCTAAATTTCACTTTATACACGCAAATGATATTGCCCAGATTTGCGGGTTTCTAATTAAAAATCATAAAGAAGAGCAATACAAAGGCTTTAGAAAATTTGTGCTAGGTCAAAAATTCATTTCAATTGATGATGCCATAATTACACTTTTAAAAAGACATAATATGAGAAGGTTTTTTGCGATACCGCTTACAAAAAAAATTCTAAAAATATTATTAAGAATTCTCCCCATCCAAACTACTCCTTGGGATAGCTTCAGTATCAAAAAATATGACTTTAATCATGTCCCCATCACTAATCCTGAGACTTTCAAACTTAAAAGTTATGCTAAGTCACTGAATGATATTTTAAGGTTATCAAAGTTACCAAGCTGTAATAACAATTAA
- the petE gene encoding plastocyanin, with the protein MLRSIFAGLFAIVLTLGLGISSVSAKTVEVKLGTDAGMLAFEPSTVTISAGDTVKFVNNKLAPHNAVFDGHEELSHADLAFAPGESWEETFDTAGTYDYYCEPHRGAGMVGKVIVE; encoded by the coding sequence ATGTTACGTTCAATCTTTGCAGGGTTATTTGCAATAGTTTTAACTCTAGGTTTAGGTATTTCATCAGTTTCAGCTAAGACTGTTGAAGTAAAACTCGGAACGGATGCTGGAATGCTTGCATTTGAACCAAGTACAGTAACCATCAGTGCTGGTGATACAGTTAAATTCGTCAATAATAAACTTGCCCCTCACAACGCAGTTTTTGATGGGCATGAGGAATTAAGTCATGCGGACCTAGCTTTTGCTCCAGGAGAGTCTTGGGAAGAAACATTTGATACTGCTGGAACTTATGATTACTATTGCGAACCACACAGAGGCGCTGGAATGGTAGGTAAAGTTATTGTTGAATAA
- a CDS encoding ATP-dependent Clp protease ATP-binding subunit: protein MFAKEIAYKNYQQNVDSDNLLLALIKKDKIAKIILKKNNVNLKDLEREIISSLNAKAKMKNKQNNLYIGETLHTIFLKSNDIKNTLNDVVISTEHLIYAFTYDDNYGFQILNQKSIPEFLEIINKMKSDPAVKNEFNSSNESLEKYGIDLTKSARDGILDPVIGRDEEIRRTIQILSRRTKNNPVLIGEPGVGKTAIVEGLAQRIINGDVPSALQDRKLISLDMGSLLAGAKYRGEFEERIKNILKKVKKSDGKIILFIDEIHTVVGAGASGGSLDASNLLKPMLARGELRCIGATTINEHKQNIEKDPALERRFQKIKVDAPSINDTVSILRGLRERYEVHHGVRISDNALVAAATLSERYINDRFLPDKAIDLIDEAASRLNMVITSKPEEIDEIDRKVLQFEMEKLSLKRETDDFSIERLKKINNELISLKDKQAELGAQWKKEKDEIDEISTIKEEIESVQLQIDQAKRSFDLNKAAELEFGTLNSLQKKLKEKNESLVNSQKNGDTSLLRQEVTFDDIAEVVSKWTSIPVQNLNQSEKDKLLSLESILKEKIIGQDSAIRAVADSIKRSRTGLNDPSKPLASFLFLGPTGVGKTELSKVTAKIIFDSNSSITRLDMSEYMEKHSVSKIIGAPPGYLGFESGGQLTEAVRKNPYSLILLDEIEKAHKDILDILLQVLDDGIITDGQGRTINFKNSIIVLTSNLGSQSINDLSVRKEDTNEIKKVVDNEIKKFFKPEFLNRLDEIVIFNNLELNDIKEIAKIQLQHLEKRLNKKNLKFKITDEAVNQLVENSFDHDYGARPLKRIIQKQIETKISNNILNNHYLNKDEINIYLVNGEINVD from the coding sequence ATTTTTGCCAAAGAAATTGCTTATAAAAATTATCAACAAAACGTAGACTCTGATAATTTATTATTAGCTCTCATAAAAAAGGACAAAATTGCAAAAATTATTTTAAAAAAAAATAATGTAAATCTAAAAGATCTTGAGAGGGAAATAATTTCTTCATTAAATGCGAAGGCAAAAATGAAAAATAAACAAAATAATTTATATATTGGTGAGACTCTTCACACAATATTTTTGAAGTCGAATGATATTAAAAATACTTTAAATGATGTAGTGATATCAACAGAACACTTAATTTACGCTTTCACTTATGATGATAATTATGGATTTCAAATTTTAAATCAAAAAAGTATTCCAGAATTTCTTGAAATTATAAACAAAATGAAATCAGATCCGGCAGTAAAAAATGAATTTAATAGTTCTAATGAGTCTTTGGAAAAATATGGTATTGATTTAACTAAATCTGCACGAGATGGAATTTTAGACCCAGTTATTGGTAGGGATGAAGAGATTAGAAGAACAATTCAAATATTGAGTAGAAGAACAAAAAATAATCCCGTTCTTATTGGAGAACCTGGTGTTGGCAAAACAGCCATTGTAGAAGGGTTAGCTCAAAGAATTATTAATGGCGATGTACCTTCTGCGCTACAAGATAGGAAACTAATTTCATTAGATATGGGTTCACTTTTAGCTGGAGCAAAATACCGTGGAGAATTTGAAGAAAGGATAAAAAATATTCTAAAGAAAGTGAAAAAATCAGACGGTAAAATTATTCTTTTTATTGATGAAATTCATACAGTAGTTGGTGCAGGCGCTAGTGGGGGTTCTTTAGATGCAAGCAACCTATTAAAACCAATGCTTGCGAGAGGAGAACTTAGATGTATTGGTGCTACAACTATTAATGAACATAAACAAAATATAGAAAAAGATCCTGCTTTAGAACGAAGATTTCAAAAGATAAAAGTTGATGCTCCTTCAATAAATGATACTGTATCAATTTTAAGAGGATTGAGAGAGAGATACGAAGTTCATCATGGTGTGAGAATTTCTGATAATGCTTTAGTTGCTGCTGCAACCCTTAGCGAAAGATATATTAACGATAGATTTCTTCCTGACAAAGCAATAGATCTAATCGATGAAGCAGCCTCAAGATTAAATATGGTCATAACTTCCAAACCTGAAGAAATTGATGAAATTGATCGAAAAGTTCTACAGTTTGAGATGGAAAAATTATCTTTAAAAAGAGAAACGGATGATTTTTCTATAGAAAGATTAAAAAAAATCAATAATGAACTTATATCCCTTAAAGATAAACAGGCAGAATTAGGCGCTCAATGGAAAAAAGAAAAAGATGAAATTGACGAGATTAGCACCATAAAAGAAGAAATTGAATCTGTTCAATTGCAAATAGATCAAGCCAAAAGGAGTTTTGACCTCAACAAAGCAGCAGAATTAGAATTTGGAACTTTAAATTCTTTGCAAAAAAAATTGAAAGAAAAAAATGAGTCTCTAGTAAATTCCCAAAAAAATGGAGATACGAGTCTTTTAAGACAAGAGGTGACTTTTGATGATATTGCAGAAGTTGTCTCCAAGTGGACCTCTATTCCAGTACAGAACTTAAACCAGTCAGAAAAAGATAAACTCTTGAGCCTCGAGTCAATTCTTAAAGAAAAAATTATTGGTCAAGATAGTGCAATAAGGGCTGTTGCAGATTCCATTAAGAGATCAAGGACTGGTCTAAATGATCCAAGCAAGCCATTAGCCAGTTTTCTCTTTTTAGGTCCAACTGGTGTTGGGAAAACAGAGCTAAGTAAAGTAACAGCCAAAATAATATTCGATTCAAATTCTTCAATTACAAGACTGGATATGTCTGAATATATGGAAAAGCATTCAGTGAGCAAAATTATAGGCGCGCCTCCTGGGTATTTAGGTTTCGAATCAGGCGGTCAACTAACTGAAGCTGTACGCAAAAATCCTTATTCATTAATACTCCTAGATGAAATAGAGAAAGCTCACAAAGATATTTTAGATATTCTCTTACAGGTTCTTGATGATGGAATCATTACTGATGGTCAAGGTCGTACAATCAATTTCAAAAATTCAATCATTGTTCTCACAAGTAATTTAGGAAGTCAATCAATAAATGATTTATCAGTTAGAAAAGAAGATACAAATGAAATTAAAAAAGTTGTAGATAATGAAATTAAAAAATTTTTCAAGCCTGAGTTTTTAAATCGACTTGATGAAATAGTTATTTTTAATAATTTAGAATTAAATGACATAAAGGAAATTGCAAAAATACAGCTTCAACATTTAGAAAAAAGACTCAACAAAAAAAACTTAAAATTCAAAATTACGGATGAAGCAGTTAACCAACTTGTCGAAAATAGTTTCGATCATGACTATGGTGCAAGGCCTTTAAAAAGAATTATTCAAAAACAAATTGAAACCAAAATTTCAAATAATATATTGAATAATCATTACCTAAATAAAGATGAGATTAATATTTATCTGGTTAATGGAGAGATAAATGTTGATTAA
- a CDS encoding 6-carboxytetrahydropterin synthase yields the protein MYIHSLKFSCSKSYEDFPCSHRQWRHEGHCRFVHGYSRSFTFWFTAKKLDLNGFVVDFSSLKPLENRLKEQFDHTFLINKDDPLLNYWEKLNDLDALDLRIMDNVGMEFTSELIWRWANEYLQDKDKGRTCCWKTESKENKSNKASYEEIPDWFKS from the coding sequence ATGTATATTCATTCTCTGAAATTTTCATGCAGCAAAAGTTACGAGGATTTTCCCTGTTCACATAGGCAATGGCGCCATGAAGGCCACTGCAGATTTGTGCATGGATATTCAAGATCATTCACCTTTTGGTTCACTGCAAAAAAATTAGACCTAAATGGTTTTGTTGTCGATTTTTCAAGTCTAAAGCCCCTAGAAAATAGATTAAAGGAGCAATTTGACCATACTTTTCTAATAAATAAAGATGACCCTTTGCTGAATTACTGGGAAAAATTAAATGACTTAGATGCTTTAGATCTGAGAATTATGGACAATGTGGGAATGGAGTTCACCTCTGAATTAATTTGGAGATGGGCTAATGAATACTTACAGGATAAGGATAAGGGCAGAACATGTTGTTGGAAAACAGAATCAAAAGAAAATAAATCGAATAAAGCAAGTTATGAGGAAATTCCTGATTGGTTCAAATCTTAG
- the hisIE gene encoding bifunctional phosphoribosyl-AMP cyclohydrolase/phosphoribosyl-ATP diphosphatase HisIE yields MTYSTNFSIEDLRFDNYGLIPAIAQDWLDGSILMLAWMNKESLTMTLETKNVHYWSRSRSEIWRKGATSGSTQILKEIRFDCDNDALILLIEQNGSGACHTGEKSCFFNEIKINQSDKKEKKTTPFSNICSELFNTINERSINPSEKSYTNHLLTKGSNTILKKIGEESAEFIMACKDNDKNSISNEAADLIYHLQVALMHNGVEWRDVLAVLESRRKNK; encoded by the coding sequence ATGACTTATTCAACTAATTTTTCGATAGAGGATCTACGCTTTGATAATTATGGATTAATCCCTGCAATAGCACAAGATTGGCTTGACGGATCAATTCTTATGCTTGCTTGGATGAACAAAGAATCTTTGACAATGACACTTGAAACCAAAAACGTGCATTATTGGAGTAGATCGAGATCCGAAATTTGGAGAAAAGGAGCTACAAGTGGAAGTACCCAAATACTTAAGGAGATAAGATTCGACTGCGATAATGATGCACTAATACTTTTGATTGAACAAAATGGTTCAGGAGCATGTCACACTGGGGAAAAAAGTTGTTTTTTCAACGAAATCAAAATTAATCAAAGTGATAAAAAAGAGAAAAAAACAACTCCCTTCTCAAATATATGTTCTGAATTATTCAATACAATTAACGAAAGATCAATAAATCCATCAGAAAAAAGTTACACAAATCATTTATTAACAAAAGGTAGTAATACTATTTTGAAAAAAATAGGAGAGGAATCTGCAGAATTTATAATGGCTTGCAAAGATAATGATAAAAATTCAATCTCAAATGAAGCTGCTGATTTAATTTATCATCTGCAAGTAGCCCTTATGCATAATGGGGTTGAGTGGAGAGATGTACTTGCTGTTCTAGAGTCAAGAAGAAAAAATAAATAA
- a CDS encoding sigma-70 family RNA polymerase sigma factor, with amino-acid sequence MSSLSDFLGEIGRHQLLTPERELTMGRKVQEMVVLVNRCQEAGGKGPACEYSEAERKKIKIGEKAKNEMITANLRLVVNLAKRYQGKGLELLDLIQEGTLGLTRAVEKYDPSRGHRFSTYAYWWIRQGLNRALSTQSRTIRIPVNINEKLTKLRSAKSKLMQLKGIPPTSDELAEEMKITKEEIDELLSCELRSITVSLQGTVKSKSDPSELVDILPSDQTPPMELAELAERTASAWKLLDKANLTDKERKIVSLRFGLDGSNEWRTLAEVARHMSCSREYCRQVVQRALRKLRKAGIQNGLVDSIS; translated from the coding sequence GTGAGTTCATTAAGCGATTTTCTTGGTGAAATAGGTCGTCATCAACTTTTGACTCCCGAAAGAGAACTCACAATGGGCAGAAAAGTCCAAGAAATGGTAGTACTTGTTAATAGATGTCAAGAGGCAGGAGGTAAAGGCCCCGCTTGTGAATACTCCGAAGCTGAGAGAAAAAAGATAAAAATTGGTGAAAAAGCTAAAAACGAGATGATAACAGCCAACCTAAGACTAGTTGTCAACCTCGCCAAGAGATACCAAGGGAAAGGATTAGAATTACTGGACTTAATTCAGGAGGGTACATTAGGTCTTACAAGGGCCGTAGAAAAATATGATCCGTCTAGAGGACATAGATTTTCCACCTATGCTTATTGGTGGATTAGGCAAGGTTTAAATAGAGCATTGTCAACTCAAAGTAGAACGATAAGGATCCCTGTTAACATTAATGAAAAACTTACAAAACTAAGATCAGCAAAATCAAAGCTTATGCAACTTAAGGGTATTCCACCTACTAGTGATGAGCTAGCTGAAGAAATGAAAATAACCAAAGAGGAAATTGACGAACTCCTTTCTTGTGAATTGAGAAGCATCACTGTTAGTCTCCAAGGTACTGTTAAATCAAAATCAGATCCTTCCGAGTTAGTTGATATTCTTCCAAGTGATCAAACTCCCCCAATGGAATTAGCCGAATTAGCCGAAAGGACAGCCTCGGCTTGGAAGTTATTAGATAAAGCAAATTTAACTGATAAAGAAAGAAAGATAGTAAGCTTAAGATTTGGTTTAGATGGCTCAAATGAATGGAGAACTTTAGCTGAAGTTGCAAGACATATGAGTTGTAGCAGGGAATATTGCCGACAAGTTGTTCAACGTGCTTTAAGAAAACTTAGAAAAGCAGGAATACAGAATGGATTAGTTGATAGTATTAGCTAA
- a CDS encoding YkvA family protein has protein sequence MKENYKTKEKIYDAEVLESSTFDENIIIKILIKAGRTIAKPALEVLEMALDPYTPAQVRVSLMAALAYLIMPFDLFPDFMPLVGFSDDFVALTAVLSIWSKYMTPSIRTRAENKLNKLFPFY, from the coding sequence ATGAAAGAGAATTACAAAACTAAAGAAAAAATCTATGATGCTGAGGTTTTAGAAAGTTCAACATTTGATGAAAATATCATTATCAAGATTCTCATTAAAGCGGGAAGAACAATTGCCAAGCCTGCCTTAGAAGTTTTGGAGATGGCATTAGATCCTTATACTCCTGCACAAGTGAGAGTTTCATTAATGGCTGCTCTAGCATATTTGATTATGCCATTTGATCTTTTCCCTGACTTTATGCCTTTAGTTGGTTTTAGTGATGATTTTGTAGCCCTCACAGCAGTACTCAGTATATGGAGCAAATACATGACTCCTTCAATAAGAACAAGAGCAGAGAATAAGCTTAATAAATTATTTCCTTTTTATTGA
- a CDS encoding YciI family protein: protein MEKFVVFGRYCKDAIIKREPFREQHLKRLKNLKDSDILVTLGPTKCTKYLFGIFNANDINELKDLIEEDIYWEKGIWINYEIYPWIQAF, encoded by the coding sequence ATGGAAAAGTTTGTAGTTTTTGGACGGTACTGTAAAGATGCAATTATTAAAAGGGAACCATTTCGGGAACAACATCTTAAGAGACTTAAAAACTTAAAAGATAGTGATATTTTAGTTACATTAGGGCCAACAAAATGTACTAAATATTTGTTTGGAATTTTTAATGCTAATGATATAAACGAGTTGAAAGATCTTATTGAGGAGGATATATATTGGGAAAAAGGTATATGGATTAATTATGAAATTTATCCCTGGATTCAAGCATTTTAA
- a CDS encoding AbrB family transcriptional regulator: MLTGSDLLAKVKELGDVSKSDLVRACGYVSTKKNGAERLNFTAFYEALLEAKGVNLGDSGVAGIGKGGRKLSYIATVQGNGNLLIGKAYTALLDLKAGDEFEIKLGRKQIRLLPTEES; this comes from the coding sequence ATGCTAACTGGTAGCGATCTCCTTGCAAAAGTTAAAGAACTTGGTGATGTTAGCAAATCTGACCTAGTCCGCGCCTGTGGATATGTTTCCACTAAAAAAAACGGAGCTGAACGCTTAAACTTTACCGCATTTTATGAAGCACTTTTAGAAGCAAAAGGGGTTAATCTTGGTGATTCTGGAGTTGCAGGTATTGGAAAAGGTGGAAGAAAACTTAGTTATATTGCTACAGTTCAAGGCAATGGAAATCTTCTTATTGGGAAAGCATATACAGCACTTCTTGATTTAAAAGCAGGTGATGAATTCGAAATTAAGCTCGGAAGAAAACAAATCAGATTATTACCTACAGAAGAATCTTAA